The Paenibacillus beijingensis nucleotide sequence GAAAACAAATGATCGGGCGGCTCAAGTCCCGATGCCACACGCTCCGCCGCATCCGCGGCAGCCTTCTCATCCGCTATGGCGCCCACAAGCGAGGCGGCTTCCGGTTCGAAGTATACCGGCGTGCTTCCGACGCCCCCAAGCGCCCCCCGGATTCGGGTCACGACCCCGAACTCATCGGTAAAAATGCTGACGGCCGACGTTACAATAGCCGGATCGTTATAGCGCATAGAGAACTCGTGAAACGCGTGTCCTTCACCTGCCCGGATTTTCGGAAACCGCGCTTCCTGCAGGTACTGCGTGGGCAGCAGCGATGTCTGATTGACCCCTTGGAAAAACCGGCTCGCCACTATCTCCATCCGCTCGTTGAGGCCAGCAGCCGTCAGCTCACCGCCCAGCGCCGTCATGACCGTCGGCAGTTCCGCTCCCGGGTCGGCATGAGCCAAGCTCCCCAAAGCGGTGCCTCGGTTGCGGATCGCCTGATGGCCGATGAACCTGACCGCTTTCGAAAGCATCGGACACTTTGTCCGGACAAGGTCGCTCTTCACCAGATCGCGATGGCGGATCAACGGACCGACCGCAATCGACGTTTCCTCTTCCCGGATATAGTGGAAGCTTTCGATCCGATTGATATCCACGACCAGTTTTGGCTTGAGCACCCGCATATTCATGAGCTGCAGCAAACTTTGTCCGCCGGCCAGCACTTTTGCTTCCGAACCGCGCGAGGCGAGAATCTCCGCCAATTCCGCTTCACCCCGAGGACATTCATATTGAAAAGGGGCAGGTTTCATATTCGGAACTCCCTTCTTCATCATCTTTGTCATATATATGTAACATCAAGTTTCGTATAAGGTTAATTCCTAACCCGTTGATAACAAAATTATAATCCTTATTATGGAACCGTTGAAATATACACTTTATACAAAATAAAGTTTAAGGTTTTGTGCAGTTTTGCGTTATATAAGGTATCGTTACTGTGTCATGACAGTGTGAGTTCTCAAGACTTTAATTTACCGCATTAACAGGGTAAATGACATTGTACAATTTGAACATTCGATCACGCAGCTGCCTCGCGCCCCAAATGGCGTTCATCCGCCGTTCATCCGTCGTTAAATATTTTTTTAAAATGGTCACTCCGAGATTGCAATGAAACGCTTCGTCTTTTTTAATTTTTTCGTAACAGCGAGCCAGATCGTCCAGTCCGATTCTGCGGCAATTTTCAATAAGGACATCCATCGTTGTTGTGGTAGAAGTCTCGGACACATTCCAAACGGCTACGGCACAAGCACAATCCATCGTAAGAGCTTTCATGTGCAGTTCTTCCCATTCCTTGGATGTCTCCGGCGTCGTTTTAGGCACGCTGTATCCGTGCTTCTCAATGACATTACTCAACATTTCATAATGCTTGGCTTCATCCCACATATGCTTGCAAAGGGCCGTTACAATACTTCTGTCAAACTCTCTCCAGTAGTTAAGCAGCTCGGTACCCAGGAAAATAACATAAGCGATCTCCAGCCAATCCCTTACAATAATCGCCTCGAAAACTTCATCATGAGTCAGGTCTTCCCGCGACCAGAATTGTTTCGCATTCGCTCCGGAATGGGCCATTAGTTCCTCTTTGATACCGTTAAATTCCGTCCAAAACTGTTCTTCTGTCATAATAAAATCCCTCCTATTTGAGATTTGTGAGAAAGCTGCGAATGCGGAACTCATTGGAATTGTAAAAGATATCTTCCGAAGAGCCTTCTTGCAGAATGGAACCATTTTCCATAAAAATCGCTCGGCTCGAAATCTCTCTGGCAAAACCCATCTCATGCGTGACAACCATCATTGTTCTTCCCGATTCGGCCAAACGCTTAATGACCTTGAGCACTTCCCCCACCAGTTCGGGATCAAGTGCGGACGTCGGCTCATCGAACAGAATCACCTCGGGGTCCATTGCAAGCGTACGCGCTATGGCCACCCTCTGCTGCTGTCCGCCGGATAATTTGCTCGGATAACTGTCCTTCTTGTCCAAAAGTCCGACCGTAGCAAGCTGTTCGAGTGCTATTGTTTTCGCCTCTTCTTTGCTCATCCGTTTCACGACAAGCAGCGCTTCCGTCACATTTTGCAGCGCAGTCATATGCGGCCATAGATTGAACGATTGGAAAACCATCCCCACTTTCAAGCGGATCGCTTGAACGTCTTGGTTAAATTGACGATCGGTCCGGACGGGAAATCGGATCAGGTGACCGCAGCCGTTCACTTCTCCACCATCGGGGATTTCAAGTAAATTCAAACAGCGTAGCAGCGTACTTTTCCCGGAACCGCTTGGACCAATAACGGAGATGACATCGCCCTTTTGAACTTGGAGCCGAATATCTTTCAAAACCGTTTGCGTACCGAACAACTTAGTAAGTCCTTTAGCGGAAATCATCGTTTGAGAAAATCGGGATACTTTCGCTTGTGTGCTTCCCACAGATAACTCTCCTCCTTCCATTCGCTTTTCCGTTGAGGATACCGCAGATCATAATCCTTCTCGATAAGGCAGCGATGGCCGCACACGCGTTATCAGCCGTCTATTTCAAATGGGCTGATAAACGGTTTTCGAGTCTATTACCCACGAGGGATAACAGATAGGCAAGTACCCAATAGACAATCGAAATAATAAAGAACGGAGCGATATAACTGAAGCTTTCCGACACTACCATTTTCGCGATCGCCAGCAGGTCGCCTACCGTTATGATGGAAACGACCGTAGAATTTTTTAACATCATAATAAATTGATTAGTTAACGAGGGAATCGAAGAGACCAACAATTGCGGCAACAGGATGCGAATGAATTGATAGCGTTTCGGTATGCCCAAAGCCGAACACGCTTCTGCTTGACCTTTCGGAATCGTCAACAAATTCGCCCGGATAATTTCAGCCACGTAGGCTCCGTTATAAAGCCCGAGGCCAATCACTCCCGTCGTAAAACTGTTCAGAACAAACCCGGCCTTGGGACCCACGAAGTAGATGATAAACAATAAGATCAGTATTGGAATGCCGCGCATAAACTCGATGTACAACCGAACGATGAGTCGCGGCACCGCAAATCTGGATAATGCGATTAACGCCGCAGAGAACCCGACCAAAATAGAGAGGATGCCTGCAAGTACATTAATTACAACGGTCGTGTAGAAGCCTTTCAGAAAATCATCGGCATAGGGCAAGAGTTCAACCAAGCTCTTTCACCTCCCAATATCAACGGACATCGAGCGTGCAGCGTTCGAACATTCAGCGGAATACATTAACCTTGCGGCGCTCGATATAGCGTGCCAGAGTAGAAATGGAAAACGTCATGATGAAATAGAGAAGCGCAGTGGCCAGGTAGATTTCTGTCGGATTGAAATAGACTCCGACAATTTGACTTGCGGTAAATGTGAGCTCCGTCAACGAGATCACCATGACCAGAGAGGAGTTCTTCAATACAATACTGAATTCATTGGTCAACTGCGGCAAAACGGATAAAAGCGACTGCGGAAGTACGATGTGCCGCATCGTCTGCCAGGAGTTGAAACCGAGTGATTCCGCCGCCTCCTTTTGTCCTTTGGCTATACCCATTATGCCGCCGCGGATGATTTCGGCACTGAAAGCCGAAGTAGTAACCGCTAAGGCCGTCACCCCGCTCAGAAATGGAGGAATATCGAACCCGAGAAGAATGGGTGAGCCGTAATATATAAACATACAAAGAACGAGAAACGGCAGGCCGCGCAGCAATGCGATATACCCTCGGGCAAAGCCGGAGATCACACGGTTGGAAGAAATTTTCAATAAGCAAATGAATAGCCCCAAGAGCCAACCGGCGAGAACGCCCAATACCGTCAACTCCAGGGATACGACGGCTCCTTTAAGCAACTGCGGTATAAATTCCATCATTTACGTTCACCTTCGGCCCGTTAGTTCGGCACATCCTTTGGCAGATCATAAGACTCAGCAAAGTATTTTTCCAGTAATTTTGCAATCGTTCCGTCTTCTTTGGCTTTGGTGATGGATTGCTCCACCCTGTCCCTCAGTGCTTTGTCTTCCTTGCGGAACGCCCACCCCAAATACACTTTGGGACCGATTTTATCCACGATTTTATATTGATCCGGGAATTTCATGACAAGGGCTTGAAGATTCGGCATTGTGTTAGCGACAGCATCGATTCTTCCGTTCTTGAGATCTTCATACGCTTCCGGATATCCGACAAACTCCTTGATTTCCTTAACACCTCCATTCAGCTCGGTTGTGTTATAATCTTTCAAAATCTTCATCATGGCAGAACCTCGTAGAGCTCCAACGACCTTCCCCGCCATATCCGCGGGAGATTGAATATCTTTGTTATCTTTTCTCACCAATACTGCGACGCTGCCATCGGCTATCGGTGAAGTAAAGAGATATTTCTCGAGACGTTCAGGTGTCATAAGGAGCACATCGGAAATAAAATCAAATTTTTTGGATTCCAGTCCTGGCAGTACGCCGTCCCATGGCAGCAAAATCTGTCTATACTCAATTCCCATATCCTTCGCTACGTAAGCTAGCAGATCGAC carries:
- a CDS encoding amino acid ABC transporter ATP-binding protein, with the translated sequence MISAKGLTKLFGTQTVLKDIRLQVQKGDVISVIGPSGSGKSTLLRCLNLLEIPDGGEVNGCGHLIRFPVRTDRQFNQDVQAIRLKVGMVFQSFNLWPHMTALQNVTEALLVVKRMSKEEAKTIALEQLATVGLLDKKDSYPSKLSGGQQQRVAIARTLAMDPEVILFDEPTSALDPELVGEVLKVIKRLAESGRTMMVVTHEMGFAREISSRAIFMENGSILQEGSSEDIFYNSNEFRIRSFLTNLK
- a CDS encoding transporter substrate-binding domain-containing protein produces the protein MAKKLVVTGNEPDFFPFQYVENGENKGYGVDLLAYVAKDMGIEYRQILLPWDGVLPGLESKKFDFISDVLLMTPERLEKYLFTSPIADGSVAVLVRKDNKDIQSPADMAGKVVGALRGSAMMKILKDYNTTELNGGVKEIKEFVGYPEAYEDLKNGRIDAVANTMPNLQALVMKFPDQYKIVDKIGPKVYLGWAFRKEDKALRDRVEQSITKAKEDGTIAKLLEKYFAESYDLPKDVPN
- a CDS encoding FAD binding domain-containing protein, with the translated sequence MKPAPFQYECPRGEAELAEILASRGSEAKVLAGGQSLLQLMNMRVLKPKLVVDINRIESFHYIREEETSIAVGPLIRHRDLVKSDLVRTKCPMLSKAVRFIGHQAIRNRGTALGSLAHADPGAELPTVMTALGGELTAAGLNERMEIVASRFFQGVNQTSLLPTQYLQEARFPKIRAGEGHAFHEFSMRYNDPAIVTSAVSIFTDEFGVVTRIRGALGGVGSTPVYFEPEAASLVGAIADEKAAADAAERVASGLEPPDHLFSSAAYRKELAVHLLKKGIMEAYTEAVRKEM
- a CDS encoding amino acid ABC transporter permease, giving the protein MEFIPQLLKGAVVSLELTVLGVLAGWLLGLFICLLKISSNRVISGFARGYIALLRGLPFLVLCMFIYYGSPILLGFDIPPFLSGVTALAVTTSAFSAEIIRGGIMGIAKGQKEAAESLGFNSWQTMRHIVLPQSLLSVLPQLTNEFSIVLKNSSLVMVISLTELTFTASQIVGVYFNPTEIYLATALLYFIMTFSISTLARYIERRKVNVFR
- a CDS encoding amino acid ABC transporter permease, with amino-acid sequence MVELLPYADDFLKGFYTTVVINVLAGILSILVGFSAALIALSRFAVPRLIVRLYIEFMRGIPILILLFIIYFVGPKAGFVLNSFTTGVIGLGLYNGAYVAEIIRANLLTIPKGQAEACSALGIPKRYQFIRILLPQLLVSSIPSLTNQFIMMLKNSTVVSIITVGDLLAIAKMVVSESFSYIAPFFIISIVYWVLAYLLSLVGNRLENRLSAHLK